The Maridesulfovibrio ferrireducens genome contains a region encoding:
- a CDS encoding MFS transporter, with protein sequence MRNITTILVIAAGTFLVNLDASIVNIALPTLCTDLGASTQDVAWVVLIYLCALGSLLLFSGKLGDALGSKRIFITGFLIFSVGSLICAYAHQIHIMYLGRLVQGIGAACIMANFGAILLQNLPSDYIGRAFGLNTVLGGIGYAMGAPLGGWLIHSFGWRWIFLINIPVGIVAIIASVIYLKKDQTGESEPERFDLYGLFLSVIAVTLFLLILTRGFGESIFSAPYAVAVIIFLLCTMAFVRQELKTKHPLLEIPLFLKKGILACIAANMGFVIVLSGLNFLFPFYFMEVLQIGVGRTGFFLMFFPVVSIAVSPLAGYLADRFGPKTVEVRASALAVLTTASFYFFSPDISSALIIIIFIGFGIALAMFFTANITLFMSNAPADRAGMFTAVASSGTTIGAALGVSIFGNFLETSKGSAILSRALQIDSGFHYAVFLATAFALTAFGASMISKSGQPSLPEEEHKL encoded by the coding sequence ATGAGAAATATTACGACCATTTTAGTGATCGCGGCCGGAACATTCCTAGTTAATCTGGATGCCAGCATCGTTAATATCGCACTTCCAACACTCTGCACAGATTTAGGAGCCAGCACACAGGATGTCGCGTGGGTAGTGCTCATCTATTTGTGCGCACTGGGAAGCCTGCTTCTTTTTTCAGGAAAACTTGGAGATGCACTGGGTTCAAAACGAATTTTTATCACGGGGTTTTTAATTTTTTCCGTGGGTTCTCTTATCTGTGCTTATGCTCACCAGATTCACATAATGTATCTAGGCCGACTGGTTCAGGGAATCGGTGCGGCATGCATTATGGCGAATTTTGGCGCAATTTTACTCCAGAACTTACCTTCAGATTACATAGGTAGAGCATTTGGTCTTAATACGGTTCTTGGAGGAATAGGATATGCCATGGGCGCGCCTCTGGGCGGCTGGTTGATCCACTCTTTCGGCTGGAGATGGATCTTTTTAATCAATATCCCTGTAGGAATTGTAGCGATTATTGCTTCTGTAATATATCTAAAGAAAGACCAGACAGGAGAATCAGAACCTGAACGTTTTGATCTATATGGCCTTTTCCTAAGCGTAATAGCTGTGACTCTCTTCCTCCTGATCCTGACCCGGGGATTCGGTGAAAGTATTTTTTCAGCACCATACGCTGTTGCTGTTATTATTTTTCTCTTATGCACAATGGCCTTTGTCAGGCAGGAGCTTAAAACTAAACATCCCCTCCTTGAAATACCTCTGTTTTTAAAAAAAGGCATACTCGCATGTATTGCCGCCAATATGGGATTTGTGATTGTTCTTTCCGGCTTGAACTTTCTATTCCCATTTTATTTTATGGAAGTGTTGCAAATAGGGGTAGGCAGGACAGGCTTTTTCCTCATGTTCTTCCCGGTGGTTTCCATCGCGGTAAGCCCCCTTGCCGGATATTTAGCGGATAGATTCGGTCCCAAAACAGTTGAGGTCAGGGCTTCAGCTCTGGCAGTGCTTACCACCGCAAGTTTCTATTTTTTCTCACCCGACATTTCAAGTGCATTAATCATTATCATTTTTATCGGATTCGGTATTGCTCTTGCCATGTTTTTCACAGCAAACATAACTCTTTTCATGAGCAATGCCCCGGCTGACAGAGCCGGAATGTTCACTGCGGTCGCATCTTCGGGCACAACCATCGGGGCGGCTCTGGGTGTAAGTATTTTTGGAAATTTTCTGGAAACCAGTAAGGGATCTGCCATTTTAAGCCGTGCCTTGCAGATTGATTCCGGTTTTCACTATGCAGTTTTTCTGGCTACAGCCTTTGCCCTGACAGCGTTTGGGGCTTCCATGATATCTAAATCAGGGCAGCCTTCACTGCCTGAAGAGGAGCATAAATTGTGA